One genomic window of Anticarsia gemmatalis isolate Benzon Research Colony breed Stoneville strain chromosome 23, ilAntGemm2 primary, whole genome shotgun sequence includes the following:
- the LOC142983182 gene encoding uncharacterized protein LOC142983182 — MGRPTFGQLEALAKFLEENPGIAKAKMRSAQGKQSTKRKWEEIAVTLNSIGGAKKDAKSWAKYWADKKCTLRKFCVKYWMSLRNGGVEDCPPSLTPLEQRLVAVFGGMESIVGELQIPDDSFQNATTSASHESSQNTEDVEITILDETEPDFADTKTERETEHSPASPSSASDRDRSPLRPQSSMKRSPRSEDEEQTFSFMNTKPEEAENATPMRDANANMELVANAINNLAGSVIQAAHIIALALRDTAKK, encoded by the exons ATGGGCAGACCGACATTTGGACAATTAGAGGCGCTTGCAAAATTTTTAGAAGAAAACCCTGGCATTGCCAAAGCAAAAATGCGCAGTGCCCAAGGAAAACAATCAACAAAGAGAAAGTGGGAAGAAATTGCTGTTACTCTCAATTCTATAGGCGGTGCGAAGAAAGATGCAAAAAGCTGGGCAAAG tattgggctgataaaaaatgtacattgaGAAAATTCTGCGTAAAATATTGGATGTCACTCAGAAATGGTGGTGTGGAAGATTGTCCTCCCTCGCTGACGCCCCTTGAACAGCGGCTAGTGGCTGTATTTGGCGGTATGGAGTCCATAGTTGGTGAACTCCAAATTCCTGACGACTCCTTTCAAAACGCAACTACGAGTGCTTCACAT GAGTCAAGTCAAAACACTGAAGATGTTGAGATCACAATCTTAGATGAGACAGAACCAGATTTTGCTGATACTAAAACAGAACGTGAGACag AGCACTCACCAGCATCACCCAGTAGCGCATCAGATCGTGACAGAAGCCCACTCAGGCCGCAGTCATCAATGAAACGAAGTCCAAGATCTGAAGACGAAGAACAGACGTTCTCTTTCATGAATACAAAGCCAGAGGAAGCCGAAAATGCAACTCCGATGAGAGACGCAAATGCCAATATGGAGTTGGTTGCAAACGCGATAAATAATTTGGCAGGATCTGTGATACAGGCTGCCCATATAATTGCCCTAGCTTTACGTGATACAGccaaaaaatga